A genomic segment from Armatimonadota bacterium encodes:
- a CDS encoding alpha/beta hydrolase: protein MRDTAQQNLWKIWYREPAPVEPPTTNAWQNSPGWVRALPIGNGKLGAMIYGGIEEERIQLNEDSVWSGQPQEADNPDAPRYLPEIRRLLFEGRYAEAQQLAAEKFVCLGAGSGHGNGANVPFGCYQMLGDLRLRFEGHTKATNYHRELDLTTGIVRVQYQVDNVTYTREHFASLSEEVIVIRLTSSQPGKLSFEATLSRPERAETIAKRDYIVLSGELNGGLRFAARLLVLPYGGTVQAVGDTLRVRRATEAILLLSAATTYRTKKPVAATANLLSRVRQWDYNRLREAHILAYRNLFDRVHLNLGGEEAATLPTDERLERVKRGEPDPHLCALYFQFARYLMIGSSQPGSLPANLQGIWADGIQTPWNCDYHTDINVQMNYWIAETGALSECVEPLIDFIERLREPGRKTARVHYGLSGWVVHTVTNLWGFTSPGERPEWGQFPAASGWLCQHLWERYAFSLDKNILKRVYPILKEAAEFYLQFLVPEPKHGWLVTAPSISPENSFRTADGQVVSLCYAPTMDMQILHELFTHCIEASRLLGVDEPFRKQLEDARSRLAPMQIGKYGQLQEWIEDFEENEPGHRHMSHLYGLHPGNQITPRGTPDLAKAARISLERRLAHGGGHTGWSRAWVVNFWARLGDGERAYENLMALLKHSTLPNLFDSHPPFQIDGNFGGAAGIAEMLVQSHAGEIHLLPALPKAWRDGYVKGLCVRGRAQVDIFWQECKLTRAVLFSATAHTFRIRPPDGQRIVLVTQNGKRTPFEAHDDGTITLKTAKGWNVYNLIVR, encoded by the coding sequence ATGAGAGACACCGCCCAGCAGAATCTCTGGAAAATCTGGTATCGCGAGCCGGCGCCTGTAGAGCCACCCACCACCAACGCCTGGCAGAACTCGCCAGGCTGGGTGCGTGCACTGCCCATTGGTAACGGCAAACTGGGCGCGATGATTTATGGGGGTATCGAGGAAGAACGCATCCAGCTGAATGAAGATAGCGTCTGGTCTGGGCAGCCGCAGGAGGCGGACAACCCCGACGCGCCGCGCTACCTGCCCGAAATCCGCCGTTTGCTGTTTGAGGGCAGATACGCTGAGGCACAACAGCTGGCAGCGGAAAAGTTCGTGTGTCTGGGGGCGGGGTCCGGTCATGGCAACGGTGCCAATGTGCCCTTTGGGTGCTACCAGATGCTGGGCGACCTGCGCCTGCGTTTCGAGGGGCACACAAAAGCCACGAACTACCACCGGGAGCTCGACTTGACCACCGGTATCGTGCGGGTGCAATACCAGGTGGATAATGTGACATATACCCGCGAGCACTTCGCCAGCCTGAGTGAAGAGGTTATCGTTATCCGGCTGACCAGCAGTCAGCCGGGCAAGCTAAGCTTCGAAGCCACACTCAGCCGCCCAGAACGGGCAGAGACCATCGCTAAACGGGACTATATAGTGCTTTCGGGCGAGCTGAACGGTGGGCTGCGCTTTGCCGCAAGGCTGCTTGTGCTGCCTTACGGTGGCACGGTGCAGGCGGTGGGGGATACCCTGCGTGTGCGGCGGGCAACGGAAGCCATCCTGCTTCTCAGCGCGGCAACCACTTACCGGACGAAGAAACCGGTTGCTGCGACGGCAAATCTGCTCAGCCGGGTGCGTCAGTGGGACTATAACCGGTTGCGTGAGGCGCATATCCTTGCATACCGCAATCTGTTTGATAGAGTGCACCTGAATCTCGGTGGGGAGGAAGCAGCTACCCTGCCCACCGATGAACGCCTAGAACGAGTGAAGCGTGGTGAACCAGACCCGCATCTGTGCGCGCTCTACTTCCAGTTTGCCCGCTACCTGATGATTGGCAGCAGTCAGCCCGGCAGCCTTCCCGCGAACCTGCAGGGCATCTGGGCAGACGGTATCCAGACGCCATGGAACTGTGACTACCATACCGACATCAACGTGCAGATGAACTACTGGATAGCGGAAACGGGCGCGCTGTCTGAATGCGTGGAGCCTCTCATAGATTTCATCGAACGCTTGCGTGAGCCGGGACGCAAGACGGCGAGAGTGCATTACGGTTTGAGCGGCTGGGTGGTGCATACGGTGACCAACCTCTGGGGCTTTACGTCGCCGGGCGAACGCCCCGAATGGGGGCAGTTTCCCGCAGCGTCGGGCTGGTTGTGCCAGCACCTGTGGGAGCGTTACGCTTTCTCACTGGATAAGAACATCCTGAAGCGTGTTTACCCCATCCTGAAAGAGGCGGCGGAGTTCTACCTGCAGTTTCTGGTGCCTGAGCCGAAGCATGGTTGGCTGGTAACTGCGCCCTCTATCTCGCCGGAAAACTCCTTCCGCACCGCTGATGGGCAGGTCGTCAGCTTGTGCTACGCGCCCACGATGGATATGCAAATCCTGCACGAGCTGTTTACCCACTGCATCGAGGCAAGCCGCCTTCTGGGCGTGGACGAGCCGTTCCGCAAGCAGCTGGAGGACGCCCGCAGTCGCCTTGCACCCATGCAAATCGGCAAGTATGGGCAACTGCAGGAGTGGATAGAGGATTTTGAGGAGAATGAACCCGGGCACCGTCACATGTCGCACCTGTACGGCTTGCACCCGGGCAACCAGATTACACCGCGAGGCACGCCGGATCTGGCGAAGGCAGCGCGCATCTCGCTGGAGAGGCGTCTGGCGCACGGTGGCGGACATACCGGCTGGAGCCGGGCGTGGGTGGTGAACTTCTGGGCACGACTGGGGGACGGCGAGAGGGCGTACGAGAACCTGATGGCGCTGCTGAAGCACTCCACCCTGCCCAACCTGTTCGACAGCCATCCGCCTTTCCAGATTGACGGCAACTTCGGCGGAGCAGCGGGCATTGCCGAGATGCTGGTGCAAAGCCATGCCGGAGAGATTCACTTGCTGCCCGCCCTGCCGAAGGCATGGCGCGATGGGTATGTGAAGGGCTTGTGCGTGCGCGGAAGGGCGCAGGTAGACATCTTCTGGCAGGAGTGCAAACTCACCCGAGCCGTTCTCTTCTCGGCAACAGCGCACACCTTCCGCATCCGTCCTCCCGACGGGCAGCGGATAGTGCTGGTTACCCAGAACGGCAAACGTACGCCGTTTGAAGCCCACGATGATGGCACCATTACACTGAAAACAGCGAAGGGGTGGAATGTGTACAACCTGATAGTGCGGTAG
- a CDS encoding glycosyl hydrolase family 32: protein MLQPHNRPYVEHRPAYHFLPPMGWMNDPNGLIHFKGDYHLFYQHNPEAAVPRNIVWGHAVSKDLVRWKHLPVALRPDKPYDKDGVWTGCMVDDSGVPTAVYTGVHPEVQCIATSRDMLTWEKVPENPVIAAPPPGLQVTGFRDPYVWRSRDWWYTVVGSGIRDVGGTILLYRSRDLRRWEYLEPALVGERTTTGEMWECPNFFQLGRKWVLWTSPVPLGRVIYFVGTFRNHRFSPEYQGEMDLGGCFYAPQGFRDARGRRILFGWLWETRPEKMSVEAGWAGVQSLPRQVSLSPEGRLLFEPVAEVRQLRRERISMPAQTLKSGEEVEVKGLAGDRWELLAEIQPQEAARCGIRLVHTADEGQVTTIVFSQAEGTLSVDRTRSSRYEEVVRDVRSAPFSLKEGESLRLRVFVDRSVLEVYANGHTCLTSRVYPQGVGGYQPLLFAEEGSARLVRIEGWTLDAIW from the coding sequence ATGCTGCAACCACACAATAGACCCTACGTGGAGCACCGCCCCGCGTACCACTTTCTGCCGCCGATGGGCTGGATGAACGACCCCAATGGGTTGATTCACTTCAAGGGCGATTACCATCTGTTCTACCAGCACAACCCCGAAGCGGCCGTGCCGCGAAACATCGTGTGGGGGCACGCGGTGAGCAAAGACCTCGTGCGCTGGAAGCACCTGCCCGTTGCCCTGCGACCCGACAAGCCATACGACAAGGATGGCGTGTGGACGGGGTGCATGGTGGATGATAGCGGTGTTCCCACCGCCGTCTACACGGGCGTACACCCCGAAGTGCAGTGCATCGCCACCAGCAGGGATATGCTCACGTGGGAGAAGGTGCCAGAAAACCCCGTTATCGCCGCGCCCCCACCCGGTTTGCAGGTGACCGGTTTTCGTGACCCTTATGTGTGGCGCAGTCGCGACTGGTGGTATACGGTGGTGGGTTCGGGTATTCGGGACGTAGGTGGAACGATTTTGCTGTATCGTTCCAGAGACCTGCGCCGCTGGGAGTATCTGGAGCCTGCGCTGGTGGGCGAGAGGACAACAACGGGCGAGATGTGGGAATGCCCCAACTTTTTCCAGCTCGGCAGGAAGTGGGTGCTGTGGACGTCGCCTGTGCCGTTGGGACGAGTGATATACTTCGTGGGCACGTTTCGCAATCACCGATTCAGCCCGGAATATCAGGGTGAGATGGACCTGGGCGGATGCTTCTACGCACCGCAGGGCTTCCGCGACGCGCGCGGCAGGCGCATCCTGTTCGGCTGGCTGTGGGAGACACGCCCTGAGAAGATGAGCGTGGAAGCAGGCTGGGCAGGGGTGCAGTCGCTGCCGCGCCAGGTATCGCTATCGCCAGAAGGTCGTTTGCTCTTTGAGCCGGTCGCTGAAGTGCGCCAGCTGCGCCGTGAGAGGATCAGCATGCCTGCCCAGACGCTGAAATCGGGTGAAGAGGTGGAGGTCAAGGGCTTAGCGGGTGACCGCTGGGAGCTGCTGGCGGAGATACAGCCTCAAGAAGCCGCCCGATGCGGTATCCGGTTGGTGCATACCGCCGATGAAGGGCAGGTGACCACCATCGTCTTCTCGCAGGCGGAGGGCACGCTGTCTGTGGACCGCACGCGCTCCAGCCGTTACGAGGAGGTTGTCCGGGATGTACGCTCTGCGCCCTTCTCGTTGAAGGAGGGCGAATCGTTGCGCCTGCGTGTGTTTGTGGACCGCTCGGTGCTGGAGGTGTACGCCAACGGACATACCTGCCTGACAAGCCGAGTCTACCCGCAGGGCGTGGGCGGCTATCAGCCGCTGCTGTTTGCGGAAGAGGGAAGCGCGAGGCTGGTGCGAATAGAGGGGTGGACGTTAGACGCTATCTGGTGA
- a CDS encoding integrase, producing MNSNCAQELQRLKDIWLDYKRSQNLSPRSIEAYDKRVSWFIKYMDGFNLQSAEDIKPAHIVVYMQYLRELGWSSESVFDYCKDVRIWWRWLHKMELVNQDIMRKVELPKRVDVAKTALNDEQLHKLLDACDGKDWLSRRDRAIIATLVDTGLRASEFLTMTVADGKNGRFIVTGKGARQRMVVLSRDAQLEILRYLKSVPFPLEDGDKLWQGTKGPLTLYGLYQVVRAAGERAGVEVTPHALRRTCATSMLRAGASLEVVRVTLGHSGYSILQKYIRLSEEDIAEQHERYSPLQRLRRKRRR from the coding sequence ATGAACAGCAACTGCGCACAGGAATTACAACGCCTCAAGGACATCTGGCTGGACTACAAACGCAGCCAGAACCTCTCGCCCCGCTCCATTGAAGCCTACGACAAACGGGTGTCCTGGTTCATAAAGTACATGGACGGGTTCAACCTGCAAAGCGCAGAGGACATCAAACCAGCGCATATCGTGGTATACATGCAATACCTGCGTGAACTGGGATGGTCATCGGAATCGGTCTTTGATTACTGCAAAGACGTGCGCATCTGGTGGAGATGGTTGCATAAGATGGAACTGGTCAACCAGGACATCATGCGCAAAGTGGAGCTGCCTAAACGTGTGGACGTGGCTAAAACGGCACTCAACGATGAGCAACTGCACAAACTGCTGGATGCATGTGACGGTAAAGACTGGTTGTCCAGACGAGACCGCGCAATCATCGCTACCCTGGTAGACACAGGACTGCGCGCCTCGGAGTTCCTCACTATGACGGTAGCGGACGGTAAGAACGGCAGATTCATTGTGACCGGTAAAGGCGCACGACAGAGAATGGTGGTGCTATCCCGTGATGCACAACTGGAGATCCTCCGATACCTCAAAAGCGTGCCGTTCCCACTGGAGGACGGGGATAAACTGTGGCAGGGCACAAAGGGACCACTCACACTGTACGGACTGTATCAGGTGGTACGTGCAGCAGGGGAACGCGCAGGCGTGGAAGTGACACCTCATGCATTGAGACGTACCTGCGCTACCTCTATGCTGCGGGCAGGAGCATCTCTGGAAGTGGTGCGCGTGACACTTGGACATAGCGGATACAGTATCCTGCAGAAGTATATCCGACTCTCAGAGGAGGATATCGCCGAACAACACGAACGATATTCACCACTGCAACGCCTCAGAAGGAAGCGCAGGAGATAA
- a CDS encoding UNC-44 ankyrin, whose protein sequence is MHKLVAVLVFVQVVGYGATTWAQDIFQATIRGDDAAVTKLLARNPRLVHSRERSRGLTPLHVAAAYGHLRIVQILLKHGADANAKDNMGSTPLFYAVGRNQTAVAQYLLTHGAKADVAVEQRVDGVSTGKIITPLLLAVRQANPQMVHLLLQHGASVRGASGSAALHSAVSAGNVGIVKVLLQAGADPVSRDNPQSATPLHVAAGNGHLPVMEVLKGYYKSVDTRDNSGRTPLHFAALGGKAQAIRWLLQHGADVNAVDQAGRTALMYGSGMGHTDVVKVLLQQGADVRARDRIGNTALHYACQARKDTGYPVVQILLQHGADRDARNEGGMSPLQVALSRGNLKCAGLLREHGARE, encoded by the coding sequence ATGCACAAGCTGGTTGCCGTATTGGTATTTGTACAGGTAGTGGGATATGGCGCTACCACTTGGGCGCAAGATATTTTCCAGGCGACAATTCGTGGAGACGATGCTGCAGTAACAAAGTTACTCGCTCGCAATCCTCGCCTGGTTCATTCTCGCGAGAGGTCCAGAGGTCTTACCCCGTTACATGTTGCAGCGGCTTACGGTCATTTGCGGATAGTACAGATACTTCTGAAGCACGGAGCGGACGCCAACGCGAAAGATAATATGGGTTCTACCCCGTTGTTCTACGCAGTGGGGAGGAACCAGACAGCCGTCGCACAATATTTGCTGACCCACGGTGCCAAAGCGGATGTTGCGGTGGAACAGCGTGTCGACGGGGTCTCAACAGGTAAAATCATTACCCCATTGCTGCTCGCTGTTCGGCAGGCAAATCCGCAGATGGTTCACCTTCTGCTGCAACATGGTGCCTCCGTGCGGGGCGCAAGTGGCAGTGCTGCGCTGCACAGTGCCGTCAGTGCGGGCAATGTGGGCATCGTGAAGGTTCTATTACAGGCAGGGGCAGACCCCGTTTCCCGAGACAACCCACAGAGTGCTACCCCTCTACATGTTGCTGCAGGCAACGGACACCTGCCCGTGATGGAGGTGCTGAAGGGTTACTACAAATCAGTGGACACGCGCGATAACTCTGGACGCACTCCTTTGCATTTTGCAGCTCTGGGAGGAAAGGCGCAGGCGATCAGATGGCTTCTCCAGCATGGCGCCGATGTCAACGCTGTAGACCAAGCTGGGAGGACGGCTCTCATGTATGGCTCAGGCATGGGGCACACGGATGTAGTAAAGGTGTTGTTGCAGCAAGGGGCAGATGTGCGGGCAAGAGACAGGATAGGCAACACAGCGTTGCACTACGCTTGCCAGGCTCGTAAGGACACGGGTTATCCGGTAGTGCAGATTCTGCTTCAGCACGGCGCTGACAGGGACGCACGAAACGAGGGCGGGATGTCGCCGCTGCAAGTGGCGTTGAGTCGCGGAAACTTGAAGTGTGCGGGGTTACTACGTGAGCATGGGGCGAGAGAATAA
- the tpiA gene encoding triosephosphate isomerase, with amino-acid sequence MPDQLIAGNWKMHGTVAWSLALVEELKHRNLDALNAEVCICPPFTALYAVHQALRGTEIKLGAQDVFWKDQGAYTSQIAPPMLTELGVSYVIIGHSETRGRFGVPEPDFTEEILRHFGESDATVNLKVKAALLHGLTPIVCVGETLAERQAGQTDAVITAQVTRDIEGLDPAEVGCLVFAYEPVWAIGTGEVCDASEANRVCAMIRRIATEVCGEEAAQSLRVLYGGSVKPDNAQELLAQPHIDGALVGGASLNASAFAEIVSHAHKIAERHNNGG; translated from the coding sequence ATGCCTGACCAACTGATAGCCGGTAACTGGAAGATGCATGGCACGGTGGCGTGGTCGCTCGCGCTGGTGGAAGAGCTCAAGCACCGCAACCTCGACGCGCTGAACGCGGAGGTATGCATCTGTCCACCCTTTACCGCATTGTACGCCGTGCACCAGGCGCTGCGCGGCACCGAGATTAAGCTCGGGGCGCAGGACGTGTTCTGGAAGGACCAGGGCGCCTACACCAGCCAGATTGCGCCGCCGATGCTGACGGAGCTGGGTGTGAGCTACGTGATTATCGGTCACTCCGAGACGCGCGGACGCTTCGGCGTGCCAGAACCCGACTTCACGGAGGAAATCCTGCGCCACTTCGGTGAGAGTGACGCCACCGTGAATCTGAAGGTGAAAGCAGCGCTGCTGCACGGGCTGACGCCTATCGTGTGTGTCGGCGAGACCCTCGCCGAGCGCCAGGCGGGGCAGACCGATGCGGTGATTACCGCACAGGTAACGCGCGACATCGAGGGGCTGGACCCCGCAGAGGTCGGCTGCCTGGTCTTTGCCTACGAACCCGTATGGGCGATTGGCACGGGTGAGGTGTGCGATGCGTCAGAGGCAAACCGTGTGTGCGCCATGATTCGCCGAATCGCCACAGAGGTATGTGGAGAAGAGGCAGCGCAGAGTCTGCGCGTGTTGTACGGTGGTTCTGTCAAGCCGGATAATGCGCAGGAATTGCTCGCGCAACCGCACATCGACGGCGCGCTGGTGGGTGGAGCTAGCCTGAATGCCAGTGCCTTTGCCGAGATCGTGTCGCACGCACACAAGATTGCGGAGCGCCACAACAACGGCGGTTAG